Part of the Actinomycetota bacterium genome, GTGCGCGTGGTCGTCGTCTAGGCAGGGGCCGGGAAGTCCGGCCCTCGGGCGCTCCTCCCGCGACGCCGGAGCCGTCGATCTGGGAGGGCCGCTCCGGTGCCAACTGCATCCTCGGTTCTAGTCCGAACCCCCGTCGGATCGGTTCGTCGTGTCGGACTTCGGCCGCATCGCACGGTGATACGTGCTGCAAGTGCCCGGCTGACGTCACTTGAGAAGGACTTCATGCGGTGTCCGTATCGGGCACAGCTGGCGCCTGGGCGATGAGGGTCGCCGACGCCGTCACACCGCCTGGATACGCTGACCAGATGGGAGGTGACTCTTGGCCCGCAGCGACCTCGTGAAGGCACTGATCCGCAGCTACTCACGGGGCGACGACGCCGCGTTCCAGTCGGCGGCCGAGGCGGTCATAGCTGACGAGCGACGGAAGCGCCACGATCTCCTGGCCGACGAGCTGGCCGCGATCCTCGCCGAGCCCCCGCAGGCGTCGGCGCGTCGCCGGCCACTTCAGGTCTCGTCGCTGAAGCCCCTGCCGAAGTCACGCGACGACCACCCGCTCCTTACGATCATCCAGCCCCGCTGGTCCTTCCAGGACCTCGTGCTCGACGAGACGATCATGACGGTGCTCGACTCAATCGTCGACGAGTTCCGGCAGCGCTCCACCCTGCGCGCCCATGGTGTGGAGCCACGATCGAGCCTGCTGCTCGTCGGGCCTCCCGGCACGGGCAAGACCGTGACCGGTGAGGCCATCGCGGGCGAGCTCGGGCTCGCGGTCGCTCGAATCCAGCTGGCGACGGTGGTGTCGTCGTACCTAGGTGAGACGGCCCGGAACCTTGAGCAGATCTTCGGCTTCCTGAACACTGGATCGTGGGTGCTGCAGTTCGACGAGTTCGACATGCTCGGACGCGAGCGTTCTGACCGGTCCGATCACGGCGAGCTGCGGCGTGTCGTCGCAGCGATGCTCCAGATCATCGACGAGAACAACGCCGACTCGATCTTCGTGGCGACGTCGAACCATCCGTCACTGCTCGACTCAGCGGTGTGGCGCCGGTTCGACGAGGTCATAACGTTCGGCCTGCCGGACGCTACAGCGCGAAGCGCGCTCTTGGAGCGCAAGCTGCGAGGTGTGAAGGTCGACATCGACGTTCAGTCGGCGACGAAGGCGCTCGATGGGTTCAGCGCTGCCGAGATCGAGTCGGTTTGCCTCAACGCCATCCGGCTGATGGTACGCAGGTACGACAAGACCGTCACCGACGCGCACCTTCGGTACGGCATGGAGCGAGAAGAGGCACGGCGACGAGCGATCAGCACCTCCCAGGACTAGCCCCTCCCGGGGGCGTCCGTCGCGGTCTGCACCTCTTGCGACTGGCACGGACGCTCGAACCGAGCGAGCGGCGGCAGAAGAAGGGGTTCGGCGGCGGACGGAAGCACGACGATCTGCCCGGTCACGGCGAGCGCATCCAGCTCCGCGCCAAGG contains:
- a CDS encoding ATP-binding protein encodes the protein MARSDLVKALIRSYSRGDDAAFQSAAEAVIADERRKRHDLLADELAAILAEPPQASARRRPLQVSSLKPLPKSRDDHPLLTIIQPRWSFQDLVLDETIMTVLDSIVDEFRQRSTLRAHGVEPRSSLLLVGPPGTGKTVTGEAIAGELGLAVARIQLATVVSSYLGETARNLEQIFGFLNTGSWVLQFDEFDMLGRERSDRSDHGELRRVVAAMLQIIDENNADSIFVATSNHPSLLDSAVWRRFDEVITFGLPDATARSALLERKLRGVKVDIDVQSATKALDGFSAAEIESVCLNAIRLMVRRYDKTVTDAHLRYGMEREEARRRAISTSQD